From the genome of Nicotiana sylvestris chromosome 1, ASM39365v2, whole genome shotgun sequence:
TGATGCGATCAGGAGTTAGAATTTGACTGTCCTCGTTATAACTTTTTTGTTCTTCTATATTCGAGCAAAGTTCTTATGGTCAAAATCCTGGAACATATTTTATAGATACCTTGCCAACTATTTGGTCGCATAAAGTCCAACAGAATTTTGTGAATATGGACCTGTAATCGGACTTTGTTGTCTGTATGTTCAGTGTGATGCAAAATTAAATTTTAGTTTGACAGCTGCAGTGACTTTTTGTTATTTCCAAAGCTATCTTCTGCATGTCGTGTAGTTTCTGGCGGCGTTGTCCAAATGTTCTTTGAAAAGGCTTAAAACTAGATGTGGTTGATCACCGTTGCTTTTCATGTGTCAACATCAGAAAAGATGCTCATATTTCTTATTGATTATTACTTGTCTATTGAAGTCTTCTTTTGTTGTCTGTCTATCGacaaatttatttactatttgcCGATGATGTAATATGTGCAGGAAGAACTTGAACTGCTCGACAAAATGGAAAAGGCATCAACTGCTTGCAAGGAGTAAGTACTAATTATCTGTTTGTGTTCAGTGCGCGTTATGGTTATCTAACTTAATTCTGTTAAATGGACTTTAGGATGCTAAGTAATGTGGAAACAAGGCCAGATCCATTACTGCCAGTGTAAGAATTATTACTCTTGCTTTAGCGCGGCGTATCATGAGTTTTGTATTTTgttaatttattaaatattttctatATCAGAACACATGGTCCAACAAATCCTTACTGGGATCGATGGTTTGAAGGTCCACAAGATACATCAGGTTGCAGATGCTGGATATTGTAATCACTCTTTGGCCGACTTTGGAGATTTTCCTTGATTGGAGACGAAGTTGAAGTTGGTACGCACAGCGTGTTGCCTAACACAGAGATGTCTTATCAAATGTGTAATGAAATGTTTCAATGTGCAGAAAATGACATTTTTTATATCCCTTAAGAGTTGAAATTCAAGATTCTCATCTTTACTGATAGGTCACTGGTAGCATTGTGCAGATGACAATTTTCTATTATAACATCATATTGACAA
Proteins encoded in this window:
- the LOC104230399 gene encoding guanine nucleotide-binding protein subunit gamma 1, producing the protein MQSESSEQLRSVVAATDTRGKHRISAELKRLEQETRFLEEELELLDKMEKASTACKEMLSNVETRPDPLLPVTHGPTNPYWDRWFEGPQDTSGCRCWIL